The BD1-7 clade bacterium genomic interval TAATCTAACATATGCACAGGCCCAAGAGCTATGCGCTGCTCCATCTTCAGCGGGTATCGTAACAACTCTTGCCCGGCGTCATCGGTAACATTGCGAATCGCTTGCAACGGCGCATAAAACCCACGATTCGCAATGGTCGCATAGATCTGAGCGACATCTAGTGGCCGCATTTCGACCGCCCCTAATAACATTGCCGGCAAATACGGAATGCGGCCTTCAAACCCAAGCCGTCGCAATGTATCAGTGACTGCCCGAATCCCAACATCTGTACCCAGACGCACAGCAGCGAGATTATAGGATCGCGCCAATGCCTGATAGAGGGGTATTTCAAGCACCGACTGATCGGCTTGGTCGCCGGTGATGTCCGCTAACGTATGGGAACGCCGGTCAAAATTCTGTGGCTGCCACTTTTTATTGTCATATGTCACCATCAGGGGTTCATCCGAGATGGGGGTTTGTAAGGTGTAACCTTTCTCAAACGCGGTTAAATAGATCGCCGGTTTCACCAAAGATCCTATCGGGCGACGGGCATTCAGCGCACGGTTATAGGCGCCATGATAAACGTCGGTTCCACCCGCAACAGCTATAACATCACCACTTGAGTGATCAACCACCACGGCGGCCCCCTGTACACCCTCAGCTTTTTTGCCGTAGCGTTTCGACAACCGCTGAATACCATCAATCAGCTGTTTTTGCGCACGCCACTGCCACTGCGGATCAAGATATGTGTGGATACGCAGCCCCTGTGTCGATAAGGCATCATCGCTGTAGTCGCGTCGCAGTTGCTCACGCACCAGATCCAGATAGGCCGAATAATGGTACTTCTGACGCCGGCGTCGCTCTACACCCAACGGTTTCTGCGAATAGCTCGCCAATTGCTGTTGGCTCAGATGCCCTTGCTCAGCCATCATGGCCAATACGAGGTTACGCCTCTCCAATGCGCGCTCTGGGTGTCGCAAAGGATTGTAATACGATGGCCCCTTCATCATGGCAACCAACAACGCAGATTCATGCGGGTCGAGTTCGCGCAAGGGGCGAGAAAACAAGTAAGCACTCGCCAAACCAAAACCATGAATGGCCCGACTGCCGTCCTGGGCAATAAACACTTCATTAATATAGGCTTCGAGAATGTCGTCTTTTTCTGTGCGCAGTTCCAGCAGCACCGCAATAACCGCTTCTAACGCCTTGCGCCCGTAACTGCGCTCTCCTGTCAGAAAAAAATTTTTAACCAGCTGTTGAGTGATCGTCGAGCCGCCTTGAACAACACGGCCCTCGTGCATGTTTTTCCGCATTGCGCGTGCAATGGCTTTCGGGGAAACCCCCAAATGCGCATAAAAATCACGATCCTCTGTACTCAATAACGCATCGATCAGCCCTTGCGGTACCTGCTCAATACTGACCAACTGCCGAGCCTCGTGTAAACGCGGATGCAAAGTACCAATTTGCACGGGCTCTAAGCGTACTGAAGATGCCCCTGTCGGATCAGCCAAACGTCGCAATCGACCGCCCTTGAATTGCAACTGAATCCGCCGGGCAGGAGAAAACCCATTGTGGAAATCGAATCCGCGTCTGTGTATCTCAAGTTTGGAGCCATTGCGACGATAGGCACCGGCTCGCGCCGTATCGCCAGATTGATAACCTGCTGCGTGCAACTCATCCACAACGGTTTGCATATCGATGACGAGGCCTTCATAAAGGATCAACGGCCGCGCATATACCATTGCGGGCACTTGCCACTTACGCCCCTCGAAACGCTCCATGACCCAGGCATCTAGGTAAGCAAGTACAAACAAACCTAAAATCAGGCCGGTAAAAAGCACCTTCACTAGGATATTTACCCATGAACGGCCAGCAGCCCCCGCACCAGAGGCACGCGCCGTTTTTTTAGCTGGCGCAATACTGGCAGACGAGTTGGCCTTTTTGTTCTTGTTATTTTTACGCGGTGGGGCCATATCACCTCTACGTTACGGCCAAAAGCGACGAGACAGCAATCAACAAATCAGAGACTTATCGATGCCAAGCAGGGAAAAACTGGAAATAAAACAGTAGCTGNGGATAATACCGAAGACTTGTAACATTGCAATGCGACCCACTACCAGTTGCGAAGCCGGTCAGTCGCATTTCACAGATTCCGCAACTCCAGAACGAGGAATGCATGAAAAACTACGACCTCTACGGTATCGGCGCAGCGCTGGTTGATACAGAAATCGAAACCGAAGATGCCTTTCTGGCCGAATGCAGTATCGAAAAGGGTGTTATGACCTTGGTCGATGAAGCCCGTCAACACGAGCTGATGGAATTACTCAGTGGCCACCTTGTTGCGTCTAAAAAGGCCAGTGGTGGCTCTGCGGCAAACAGCATCATTGCCGCCGCCAACTTTGGTGCCAAGTGCTTCCATACCGGCAAAGTATCCAGCGATGACCTGGGCGATTTTTACCTGAATGACCTAAAAAACGCAGGCGTCGATGCATCTTTCGAGCGTGCCCGCGAAGACGGTATCACAGGTAAGTGCCTGGTTATGATTTCTCCAGACGCTGAACGCACCATGAACACCTTCCTAGGCATCAGCGAAACTCTCGATGAAAGCAATCTGGATCTGGACGCACTGGCAGCGAGCGAATGGCTCTACATCGAAGGCTACCTGGTCACGTCGGATTCTTGCCGCGGCGCGGCTATCAAAGCACGCCAACACGCAGAGGCCAACGGTGTAAAAACCGCTCTTAGCCTGTCTGACCCCGGCATGGTTCAGTTCTTCAAAGAAGGCCTGAACGCAATGCTCGGTGATAAAGTCGATTTGCTGTTCTGCAACAAGGAAGAAGCCTTCGGCTGGGCTGACACCGATAACATCGACGACGCCGTTGAGAGCTTAAAACAAATTTCCAACACCTTTGCCATTACACTCGGTGCCGAAGGTGCGGTGATTTTTGACGGTGAGGCACTGATCAACATCGCGCCAAACAAGGTAACAGCTATCGACACCAACGGCGCAGGCGATGCCTTCGCGGGTGCATTACTGTATGGCTTGAGCCAAGGTTTTGACTTTGCAAAAGCGGGCAAACTGGCCTCCCTCACATCAGCCACAGTCGTTAGCCAGTATGGCCCACGTCTGGCCGATGCCGAATATAAGGCACTGCTTGCCAACTTTTCTGATGCGGAAGCCGCAACTGCATAAGTTACCCTACGATATGATTTAGTGTAAAAAGCTAAATAAAAAAGGGGCGTTGAACGCCCCTTTTTGCTGCCTGATCAACTGGCTGTCTATCTATCACGACAAGCCAGTGACAGAATCACCTTCCGCCAAATCAATGCCATTAGCCGTTTTCCAACAAGCTGCGCAAATCGATAATGGCAGCATTCGCGCGTGAGATATAAGACGCCATTACCAACGAATGGTTAGCAAAAAGGCCAAAGCCGCTGCCGTTAAGCACCATCGGGCTATAGAGTGTTTGCTGAGTCGCTTCTAACTCACGAATAATCTGCGCCACGCTAACCTGCGCATTCTTCTTTCGAAGCACATCGGCAAAATCAATCTCGACAGCTTTTAAAAGCTGCGCCAGTGCCCACGTAGAACCGCGCGCTTCGTAAAATACATCATCGATTTCCAACCAAGGCGTTTTAGCGACAATCTCGTTATCAGACTGTGTCGACTGCACCGCAGCCTCATCACCCGCCAAGTCAGTATTCAAACGCTTCTGGCCAACACTGGCACTCAAGCGTTGCGATAAGCTACCCAGCTTGACTTCAACCAGGGTTAACCAATACCGCAAGTTATCTGCACGGGCATAAAACTGTGCATTCTGCTGATCATCATCCTGCAAACGCTGAAGATAAGATCGAAGGTGTTCAGCCCCGTCTGAGTATTCATTTTGCGCATCTGGCATCATCCAGGATGTATGCTCAATATTGAATAGGCTCTCTGCTTTCGCCAGATCAGCATCTTCCTGCGACTGAGACTGTGAACGACTGATGTTGTCACGCATGGCCCGCGTCATATCACGGACTTGCAACAGTACGCCGTGCTCCCAGTTAGGCATGTTGTCCATCAATAGCCCCGGTGGCATGATGTCATTACTCAAATAACCACCGGGTTTATCCTGCAACGCACCAACAACACGAATCAGCGTCGCGGTGGTTGTGGAACCAACCATGGGTTTCTGCCCCAACTGCTCGGCTTCTTCCTGTGTAATCGCACGCACATCTAACGCATCGGGCTCTTGTGACCACCAGATCGATAACGCAAGCATCAATACCA includes:
- the mrcB gene encoding Penicillin-binding protein 1B, with the protein product MAPPRKNNKNKKANSSASIAPAKKTARASGAGAAGRSWVNILVKVLFTGLILGLFVLAYLDAWVMERFEGRKWQVPAMVYARPLILYEGLVIDMQTVVDELHAAGYQSGDTARAGAYRRNGSKLEIHRRGFDFHNGFSPARRIQLQFKGGRLRRLADPTGASSVRLEPVQIGTLHPRLHEARQLVSIEQVPQGLIDALLSTEDRDFYAHLGVSPKAIARAMRKNMHEGRVVQGGSTITQQLVKNFFLTGERSYGRKALEAVIAVLLELRTEKDDILEAYINEVFIAQDGSRAIHGFGLASAYLFSRPLRELDPHESALLVAMMKGPSYYNPLRHPERALERRNLVLAMMAEQGHLSQQQLASYSQKPLGVERRRRQKYHYSAYLDLVREQLRRDYSDDALSTQGLRIHTYLDPQWQWRAQKQLIDGIQRLSKRYGKKAEGVQGAAVVVDHSSGDVIAVAGGTDVYHGAYNRALNARRPIGSLVKPAIYLTAFEKGYTLQTPISDEPLMVTYDNKKWQPQNFDRRSHTLADITGDQADQSVLEIPLYQALARSYNLAAVRLGTDVGIRAVTDTLRRLGFEGRIPYLPAMLLGAVEMRPLDVAQIYATIANRGFYAPLQAIRNVTDDAGQELLRYPLKMEQRIALGPVHMLDYSLQAVMHEGTGRSVARQFASNHRIAGKTGTSDDQRDSWFAGYDNGKTTAVWLGFDDNRPLPFTAAGGALPVWASVMRSHRGVVGAGPVPEGINYLWVDQRSGALSRETCDGAIYLPFMEGTEPTEEAPCYKENTILHWFKTWFQ
- the kdgK gene encoding 2-dehydro-3-deoxygluconokinase; this translates as MKNYDLYGIGAALVDTEIETEDAFLAECSIEKGVMTLVDEARQHELMELLSGHLVASKKASGGSAANSIIAAANFGAKCFHTGKVSSDDLGDFYLNDLKNAGVDASFERAREDGITGKCLVMISPDAERTMNTFLGISETLDESNLDLDALAASEWLYIEGYLVTSDSCRGAAIKARQHAEANGVKTALSLSDPGMVQFFKEGLNAMLGDKVDLLFCNKEEAFGWADTDNIDDAVESLKQISNTFAITLGAEGAVIFDGEALINIAPNKVTAIDTNGAGDAFAGALLYGLSQGFDFAKAGKLASLTSATVVSQYGPRLADAEYKALLANFSDAEAATA